One region of Haloprofundus salilacus genomic DNA includes:
- a CDS encoding V-type ATP synthase subunit F encodes MSQEIAVIGSPDFTTGFRLAGVRKFQNVPEDEKDERLDAAVEETLADDDVGIVVMHDEDLAHLSRNVRQSVEQSIEPTLVTLGSGSAGGGGLREQIKRAIGIDLMEDENQ; translated from the coding sequence ATGAGTCAGGAGATCGCCGTTATCGGCAGCCCCGACTTCACCACCGGCTTCCGCCTCGCGGGCGTTCGGAAGTTCCAGAACGTCCCCGAGGATGAGAAAGACGAGCGCCTCGACGCCGCCGTCGAGGAGACGCTCGCCGACGACGACGTCGGCATCGTCGTGATGCACGACGAGGACCTCGCGCACCTCTCGCGCAACGTCCGACAGTCCGTCGAACAGAGTATCGAACCGACGCTCGTTACGCTCGGTTCGGGCAGCGCGGGCGGCGGTGGACTGCGCGAGCAGATCAAACGAGCAATCGGTATCGACCTAATGGAGGACGAGAATCAATGA
- a CDS encoding ATP synthase subunit B: protein MKEYQTITEISGPLVFAEVDEPVGYDEIVEIETPNGETKRGQILESSEGLVAIQVFEGTTGIDRNASVRFLGETLKMPVTEDLLGRVLDGSGQPIDGGPEIVPDERHDIIGEAINPFSREYPEEFIQSGVSAIDGMNTLVRGQKLPIFSASGLPHNNLALQIARQATVPEEEDDEGDDDGSEFAVIFGAMGITAEEANEFMEDFERTGALERSVVFMNLADDPAVERTVTPRMALTTAEYLAFEKDYHVLVILTDMTNYCEALREIGAAREEVPGRRGYPGYMYTDLAQLYERAGRIEGREGSVTQIPILTMPGDDDTHPIPDLTGYITEGQIYIDRNLNSQGIEPPINPLPSLSRLMDDGIGEGLTREDHADVSDQMYAAYAEGEDLRDLVNIVGREALSERDNLYLDFADRFEEEFVDQGFDTNRTIDETLDIGWDLLSMFPKPELNRIDEELIEKYYREDVGEAEAEEVAAD from the coding sequence ATGAAAGAGTACCAAACCATCACCGAGATCAGCGGCCCGCTGGTGTTCGCCGAAGTCGACGAACCCGTCGGCTACGACGAGATCGTCGAGATCGAGACGCCGAACGGCGAGACGAAGCGCGGCCAGATTCTCGAATCCTCGGAGGGCCTCGTGGCCATCCAGGTGTTCGAGGGAACCACCGGTATCGACCGAAACGCGTCCGTCCGTTTCCTCGGCGAGACGCTGAAGATGCCCGTCACCGAGGACCTCCTCGGGCGGGTGCTCGACGGATCCGGCCAGCCCATCGACGGCGGCCCGGAGATCGTCCCTGACGAGCGCCACGACATCATCGGTGAGGCGATCAACCCGTTCTCGCGGGAGTACCCCGAGGAGTTCATCCAGTCGGGCGTCTCCGCCATCGACGGGATGAACACGCTCGTCCGCGGGCAGAAACTGCCTATCTTCTCGGCGTCCGGCCTACCGCACAACAACCTCGCGCTCCAGATCGCCCGTCAGGCGACGGTGCCCGAGGAGGAAGACGACGAGGGCGACGACGACGGCTCCGAGTTCGCCGTCATCTTCGGGGCGATGGGTATCACCGCCGAAGAGGCCAACGAGTTCATGGAGGACTTCGAGCGCACCGGTGCGCTGGAGCGCTCCGTGGTCTTCATGAACCTCGCGGACGACCCCGCCGTCGAGCGGACGGTCACGCCGCGGATGGCGCTGACGACCGCCGAGTACCTCGCCTTCGAGAAGGACTACCACGTGCTGGTCATCCTCACGGACATGACCAACTACTGTGAAGCGCTGCGTGAAATCGGTGCAGCGCGTGAAGAGGTGCCGGGCCGACGTGGCTACCCCGGCTACATGTACACTGACCTTGCGCAGCTGTACGAGCGCGCGGGTCGCATCGAGGGCCGCGAGGGCTCCGTCACGCAGATTCCCATCCTCACGATGCCAGGTGACGACGACACGCACCCGATTCCGGACCTGACCGGCTACATCACTGAGGGGCAGATCTACATCGACCGGAACCTCAACTCGCAGGGCATCGAGCCGCCGATAAACCCGCTGCCCAGCCTCTCCCGGCTGATGGACGACGGTATCGGCGAAGGCCTCACCCGTGAGGACCACGCGGACGTCTCCGACCAGATGTACGCCGCGTACGCGGAGGGTGAGGACCTCCGCGACCTGGTGAACATCGTCGGCCGCGAGGCACTCTCCGAGCGCGACAACCTCTACCTCGACTTCGCGGACCGCTTCGAGGAGGAGTTCGTCGACCAGGGCTTCGACACCAACCGCACCATCGACGAGACGCTCGACATCGGCTGGGACCTGCTGTCGATGTTCCCGAAGCCAGAACTCAACCGCATCGACGAGGAGCTCATCGAGAAGTACTACCGCGAGGACGTCGGCGAGGCCGAAGCCGAAGAAGTCGCCGCGGACTAA
- a CDS encoding ATP synthase subunit A → MSQATQETVREDGRIQSVSGPVVTAVDLDARMNDVVYVGDEGLMGEVIEIEGDTTTIQVYEETSGVSPGEPVENTGEPLTVDLGPGLLDSIYDGVQRPLDVLEEKMNSAFLDRGVDAPGIEMEKQWEFVAEVSEGDEVAPGDVVGTVEETVTIDHKVLVPPTFEGGEVSSVESGSFTVQETVVELDNGEEITMHQEWPVRQPRPSAEKKTPRTPLVSGQRILDGLFPIAKGGTAAIPGPFGSGKTVTQHQLAKYADADIIIYVGCGERGNEMTEVIEDFPELEDPTTGNPLMARTSLIANTSNMPVAARESCIYTGITIAEYYRDMGYDVALMADSTSRWAEAMREISSRLEEMPGEEGYPAYLAARLSQFYERAGYFENINGTEGSVSAIGAVSPPGGDFSEPVTQNTLRIVKTFWALDADLAERRHFPAINWGESYSLYKNQLDPWFIENVADDWPEERQWGVDVLDEESELQEIVQLVGKDALPEDQQLTLDVARYLREAYLQQNAFHPVDTYCSPEKTYLLLTAIHHYHDEAFKALEAGVPVEEITAIDAAPRINRVGVQENYEEYIADLKDDIAEELRELY, encoded by the coding sequence ATGAGCCAAGCAACACAGGAGACCGTCCGAGAGGACGGCCGAATTCAGAGCGTGAGCGGTCCGGTCGTGACCGCCGTCGACCTCGACGCCCGGATGAACGACGTCGTGTACGTCGGTGACGAAGGGCTGATGGGCGAAGTCATCGAGATCGAAGGCGACACCACGACCATCCAAGTGTACGAGGAGACCTCGGGCGTCAGTCCCGGCGAACCCGTCGAGAACACGGGCGAACCGCTGACTGTCGACCTCGGTCCCGGCCTGCTGGACTCCATCTACGACGGCGTCCAGCGACCGCTCGACGTTCTCGAAGAGAAGATGAACAGCGCCTTCCTCGACCGCGGCGTCGACGCGCCCGGCATCGAGATGGAGAAACAGTGGGAGTTCGTCGCCGAGGTCTCGGAGGGCGACGAGGTCGCCCCCGGCGACGTCGTCGGCACTGTCGAGGAGACGGTCACCATCGACCACAAGGTGCTCGTTCCGCCGACCTTCGAAGGCGGCGAGGTTTCCTCCGTCGAGTCGGGTTCGTTCACCGTACAGGAGACGGTCGTCGAACTCGACAACGGCGAGGAGATCACGATGCACCAGGAGTGGCCGGTCCGTCAGCCCCGTCCCTCCGCCGAGAAGAAGACGCCGCGCACCCCGCTCGTGTCGGGACAGCGCATCCTCGACGGCCTCTTCCCCATCGCGAAAGGTGGAACGGCCGCGATTCCGGGACCGTTCGGCTCCGGGAAGACGGTCACTCAGCACCAGCTCGCGAAGTACGCCGACGCCGACATCATCATCTACGTCGGCTGCGGCGAGCGCGGCAACGAGATGACCGAGGTCATCGAGGACTTCCCCGAACTGGAGGACCCGACGACCGGCAACCCGCTGATGGCCCGGACGTCGCTCATCGCGAACACGTCGAACATGCCCGTCGCCGCACGTGAGTCGTGCATCTACACGGGCATCACCATCGCTGAGTACTACCGCGACATGGGCTACGACGTTGCGCTGATGGCCGACTCCACCTCGCGGTGGGCTGAGGCGATGCGCGAGATCTCCTCCCGACTGGAGGAGATGCCCGGCGAGGAGGGCTACCCCGCCTACCTCGCCGCGCGCCTCTCGCAGTTCTACGAGCGCGCCGGCTACTTCGAGAACATCAACGGAACCGAAGGCTCCGTCTCGGCTATCGGCGCGGTGTCGCCGCCGGGCGGCGACTTCTCCGAGCCGGTCACCCAGAACACGCTCCGCATCGTGAAGACGTTCTGGGCGCTGGACGCCGACCTCGCGGAACGGCGGCACTTCCCGGCGATCAACTGGGGCGAGTCGTACTCGCTGTACAAGAACCAGCTCGACCCGTGGTTCATCGAGAACGTCGCCGACGACTGGCCCGAGGAGCGCCAGTGGGGCGTCGACGTGCTCGACGAGGAGAGCGAACTGCAGGAGATCGTTCAGCTGGTCGGCAAGGACGCGCTGCCGGAGGACCAGCAGCTGACGCTCGACGTCGCGCGCTACCTCCGTGAAGCGTACCTCCAGCAGAACGCGTTCCACCCGGTCGACACCTACTGTTCGCCGGAGAAGACGTACCTGCTCCTGACGGCCATCCACCACTACCACGACGAGGCGTTCAAGGCGCTCGAAGCCGGCGTCCCCGTCGAGGAGATCACGGCCATCGACGCCGCGCCGCGCATCAACCGCGTTGGCGTCCAGGAGAACTACGAGGAGTACATCGCCGATCTCAAAGACGATATCGCCGAAGAACTCCGGGAGCTCTACTAA